The segment CAAAAAGTGCAGAAAATTATTCAAATGTATGTTGATTCAGTTCCTTCTGAAATGAAAGAATTGAGAAATGCATTTGAATTAAAAAACTGGCAAGTATTAAGAGCAAAAGCACATACTTTAAAACCAAAAATGGGATATATAGGTTTAAATAAATCTTTTGATGAACTGAAAACTATTGAAATAAACTCCGAAAATCAAAATAATATTAAAGAAATTAAAGAACTAATAAAAAATGTAGAAAATGCATGGAAAAAAGCCGAAAAAGAGTTAAAAAAATTTTTAAGCTAATAGAATGAAACTTATCAAATATAAAATCGTAGTACAATATAATTTTGCTTTTATAAAATATTTATTTTAACAATACGTTATATTTTCTATTTCCATTAAAACATTATATATTTGTATAAACAGTAAAAATTTAAACTTATGGATAAAAAATACAATATCTTTCTTGTTGATGATGATTTTATTTTTCTTGAAATGCTTAAAGAAACTTTAATAGATAATGAAGATTATAATATTGTAGCTTTTCAGTCAGGTGAAGAATGTTTGAAAAATCTTCATATGGAACCGGATGTTATTGTTCTTGACTATTTTCTAAACAGTGAAGACCCTGATGCAAAAGATGGGCTTGAAATATTAAAAGAAATTCATAATATCATGTCGAAAGCTAAAGTGGTAATTTTATCAGGACAGGAAGACGGCAATCTTGTTTATGATTTTGTTCGTGAAAATGCAACTAATTATGTTGTAAAAGATGATAATGCTTTTGAAAACGTGAAAAAAGCAATTGAAAATATAGTATATAAAGATTAAATTGTTTTAATTAACCGCTAATTTATAGCGGTTTTTTTTTATCTCATATCTATTACTTCAACATTTGGATGAGCATTAGTGTCAAAAATAAACATATCGTCATTTAATGTGATATTAGTGTCAAATTTTGTTAATATTATTGTATAACGAGTACCATCCTTACCAAAATATTTAATTGAAAATAATTGTAATTTTTCCTTATCAATATTAATTTTTATTTTAAAATAATTCAAATCAAGATTTTCAGGAACTAACTCAATTTCATAATATATTTTACCGTTTTCCGATTTTTCTCCCATTAATTTATATTTAAACCCTTTTTCATAAATGTTAAATATCTTATTAGGATCATTTAGTATATCATTGTTATCTTCATTATCTATTGTTGTTAGGTCGTAAACACTAACCTCTTCAACTTCAGGCAAATAAACCCATTTTGTTTTTCCGTCAGAAAATATTTTGTTTTCAAATATTTCTAATTTATACCTGTTGCCTTTCAGATATATTACTCCTTCAACTGTTTCTTCAATATCATCCTGAAGATTTTTTAAAATACTGTTAAATTCAATTTTAATTGTTGAATACGCTTTTGTTTTTTCTGAAACTTTATCTAATATCGATTTAGCTTCACTATCATATTGGGCAAATATCATATTGCCAATTAAAATAAAAACAGATATAATAAATATTTTTCTCATAAACTCTTATACTTAATATTATAATAAATTAATAAATACTTGCAAGAAAACCCTGTAATATGCTCTACTATTGATATTGCAAACCTGCCTGCTGTCAGGCAGCAATAGAACAATAAAACAATATAAAATTCAATAAGATATTTTTGTTCATCCCGTTAAATCCTGCAAAGCAGAAACGAAATTATTTAAGTATTATTATTTAATCTGTTCAATAATTGTTCCAAAGAATATTCATCAGGCATTAGCACTTGTCTTGCCTTGCTTCCTTCAAAAGGTCCAACAATTCCGGCAGCTTCTAATTGGTCAATAATTCTTCCTGCTCTGTTGTATCCGATTGAAAATTTTCTTTGTATTAAAGATGTTGAACCTTGCTGATGTATTACCAGTAATCTTGCTGCGTCCTCAAATAATTCATCCCTTTTAGTCAAGTCAACTTCTGTTATACTGGAACTGCCTTCATCAACATATTCTGGTAACAAAAATGCCTCAGGGTAAGATTGCTGAGAACTAATATAATTTGTAATTTCATCAAGTTCGGGAGTATCTACAAAAGCGCATTGTATCCTAATAATGTTGCCACCAACAGAAACCAACATATCACCCCTGCCTATTAACTGGTTTGCTCCTGTTGTATCAAGAATTGTTCTTGAATCAATACTTGAAGTAACTCTGAATGAAATTCTGGCTGGGAAGTTTGCTTTTATCAGCCCTGTTATGATATTAGTTGTAGGTCTTTGAGTAGCAATTATTAAATGAATTCCTATTGCTCTGGCAAGTTGAGCTAACCGGGCAAGTGGCATTTCTATTTCTTTTCCTGCTGTTAAAATCAAATCTGCAAATTCATCAATAACTAAAACAATATATGGTAAAAATTTATGCCCGTTTTCGGGATTTAGTTTTCTTTCAATGAACTTTGCATTATATTCCTTAATATTTCGGGTATGTGCCTTTTTTAATAAATCATAACGTTCATCCATCTCAATTGTTAAGGAATTAAGAGTATTAATAACTTTTTGAGTGTCAGTAATTATAGGTTCCTCAGCATCCGGAAGTTTCGCAAGAAAATACTTTTCAATCTTTGAATACAATGTTAATTCAACTTTTTTAGGGTCAATCATCACAAATTTCAATTGTGAAGGATGTTTTTTGTATAATAAGGAAGTCAGTATTGCATTGAGCCCAACAGATTTTCCCTGTCCTGTAGCACCGGCAACCAATAAGTGAGGCATTTTAGTCAAATCAATAACAAATGTTTCGTTTGAGATAGTTTTTCCTAATGCAATTGGCAATTCATATTTTGAATCCTGAAAAACTTTTGATGAAATAATTGACCTCATTGAAACAATTTCCGGTTTCAGATTCGGAACTTCAATACCTATTGTTCCTCGTCCCGGAATAGGTGCGATTATTCTTATTCCTAATGCAGATAAACTTAAAGCAATATCATCTTCTAAATTTTTGATTTTTGAAATTCTAACACCTGGTGCAGGAACAATTTCGTATAATGTAATTGTTGGACCAATTGTTGCCTTGATACGATCAATTTTTATATTATAATTACCCAAAGTTTCAACAATCTTGTTTTTATTTGAAACCAATTCCTCATTGGTAACCATTGAATTACTTAATTCGTGCTTTTCCAATAAATCTAAATGAGGTAGTTTATATAAAGATAAATCTTTTGTAGGATCGTAATTTCCAATAGGTTTTGTTGATATCTTATTAACCTGATCGTCTTTGTTTTTGGTAGAATTTTCAACAGTAAAATTTAAATTATCTTTATCATCTGCTTCTGTATCATTTTTTTCTTTTTTTATTTCTTTAACTTCAACAGTTTCTATATTATCTGATAAGTTAATTTCATGAGATTTAACAATATTATCTATTTTATCTTCAGCTTCATTACTTTTACTTATTTCAAATATTAAATCATTATCACTTTTTTTATCAGTTTGTTCATTAATAATAATTCCATTTTTTTTATCAATAGTTTCATCAGGACTTTTTTTGCTAATTATTTTTAAAATCAGTTTGTTAAATAAAATTTTAAAGTTTTCTATGGCATTATCAAAAGATAAAATAATAATTGAAAATAAAGTTATCATTAATATAAATGCGGTTCCTGTTTTTCCAATGAAATCATTTAACCATAAACTTATAAAATAGCCGTAAGCACCTCCAAGAAAAAACCATAATTTCCCGAAAAAATAACCAAAAGCAACGGATATCCATACAGAATAGATAATACTGTATTTAATTGTTTTTCTTAGTGGTAATAACCTGATATTAAACAATCTTACAGAAAGAATTATAAATAAAAAAACCAGACTGAATGAAGCTATACCAAACCAATCGTGTATAAATCTGTGTGCTAAAAGCGCCCCTGTTTTCCCTGCCCAATTTTCAACATTTATATCGGCTCTTTGTATTAATGTTAACCAATCAATATCTAATTTGCTTTGGTCGATTTTCCATGTAAACAGGTATGAAAAAAAGGCTAAAAAAATAAAAATTGAAAAAGAGAAAAAACCCAAACCTAATATATATCTGAATCGTTCATCTTTTGTATTTATGTTTTTATTATTCTTTCCTTTTATTTTCTTGTCAGGTTTTATTTTATTATTTTTTCTTGCCATTTTTATATAATCACATTTTTTTACAAAAGTAATTATATTATTTGTAAATCTGCCAGATTTTAAAAATCTAGCAAATTTAGACGAGTTGAAATATTTAAAAGTATTAAAATTAAACTTAGTAACCAGAGTTCGATATAAAATGTATTTTACTTACTATCAAACTATTCGTTAATTTTTTTAGGTCGAACACAAGTTAGTAATATATTAAATCAACTTTCAATTTAAATTAACCGGTGAGTTATCTCGTAATCCAATATTATACGAGTAATAAAGTGGTAGAAAGACTAATTTTTGTTCCGGTAATTCAGCATATTGCCTACATGAAAAAACATAAGCATAAGGACAATTTTGATAGGTTTGTAAAAATAAATGTAAACTTCTTAATCTTCCCGAAGTTTTGCTTTTTACTTCAACAGGAAATATTTGATTTTTTATGGTAATTAAAAAATCAACTTCTGCAGTGCTGCTTTTTGCATTTCTTGCCCAGTAATATAATTCGTTTTGTCCGGCAGCCATAAATTCCTGACCAACAAATTGTTCAACTAAAGCTCCCTGATATATGGAAAGCAAATCTGTTTTTTGATATTCAATATCAACAGGAATGTTACATACTTGTTGCATTATTCCAACATCTAACATAATTGCTTTAAATTTACGCTCTGATGCGGAAGCTCCCAAAGGAAGCCCTGATGGATTTGTTGATGCAATTTTTTTAATTAATTGCGACAGGCTTAATAAATCGAAAGCTTTTTTTATTGTAGGGATAGAAAAACTTTCAGATAAATGGGTATATTTAATTTGTTGACCTACACTTTTTGCTACTGAAGATAATACTGTATTTAAACATCGTTTATCAGCATAAGGTGTGTATTTAGAAAAATCTTGTCGAAAAGTATTTAATAAATTTATCTGGATGTCAAAGATATCGTGTATATGTCCTTTTTCGTTATAAATATTAACACATTCTGGCATTCCGCCAATAAACAGATATTTACGAAGTTCATTAAGCAATGTCTTATGAATAATATCGGATTGTACTTTAGGACGTGCTAAAATGATTTCGGCAAGCTTGGATTTACCTGTGGATATTAAGAATTCAGGAAAACATAAAGCTTGTAAACTTAAAAATTGAACACGTCCTACAGGGAATGAAATATCTTTTATTACAAATTCAAGTAATGATCCTGCTGCTATAACATGCAGTTCCGGTAGTTCTTCATAAAAATAACGTAATGACATTATAGCACGGGGGCAACTTTGAATTTCATCAAAGAAAAGTAAATCATCATTTGGTACAATCCGTGTATTTAACAAAATCTCCAATTCAGAAACTATTCTTCTGGTATCTAAATTAAAATCGAATATACCATGCCACTCAGGATGTTTCTCAAGGTCAACGATATGAATATTTCCTTTAAAATATTTCTTACCAAAATCAATAATTGACCATGTTTTACCTACCTGTCTGGCACCTCTGAGAATCAATGGTTTTCTATGCGGTTGATTTTTCCAGTTTACTAGCTTTTTTGTAATAAAACGTACCATATAATTAAATATAAATATTAGAAATACAATGTAAATATATAAATAGTAATTTAGAAATACAAGGTAAAAATAAAAAATCATCAAGTAATATTGATGATTGTATTATCTTAAAATCTAACAGATTTATCAGGTAAGGTAAAAAATGCAAGTTAACCTGCTTTATTCATGCAAAGACGGAATGAATTGAGTGGTTATTATAAAATCAAATTATGAAATATTTTTTCTAACGAATCTGTAGCAACTCTTTCATAATCATCAGGAATTAAAAATTCATCATCAGAAACTTCATCATTTGTAATATTATTTAATGTAAGTTTCATGCAAATATTATTTAATTCCATTTGAAATTCGATTAAAACACCATTAATACTTTTATATGGAGAGCCTAAGTAAAGATCGTCAATTTTTATTTCATCAGTATAATAAATTTCAAAAGTGGATTTGCTTGTGTCGGGAAAGCTTACAATAGCTTTTTTACATTTATATCCGGCAATTTCTTTTGTTTCATCAACAAAAACAATTTTCATTCCTTCATAACTTGCTGAATATATTGACGGTTCATTAAAATGTGTCTGGCAAAAATATTTTTTATTCATTATTTTTAGCATAGTAGAACTAATACTATCCTTATTGTTCATTATCAAGCATGAGCTAAATATTCCCATCCAGCCCACTATTTCACTAACTGTATTATTATCTTTAAATTTTAAAGTCATTGAATTAGGAAGTAAACTTATAATAGGGTTATCTTTTTCATCTTCAAAATAAGTAATATCATATTCAATTATTCCTTCCTTAATATTTCTTGAGCCAATATCAAAGTCACAAGAATAAAAAATAATTACTAAAATTATAAAATAGTATTTTTTAATATTCATATTACATTAAATTAAAAAAATCAAATGTAAAGCAAAATTAAATAAATAAAAAAATTAATTTATTTTAAAATGTTTTAAGCCAATAAATAAATAAAAATATTTTTAGATTTGCATTTAAATATAAATTTTAAATTAGATGAAAAAATTAGCTGTAGTTGCCTTAGGGGGAAACGCATTATTAAGAAGTGACCAAGCCGGTACAATAGAAGAACAAGAACTAAATACAACAAATACACTCGAAAACCTTGTTTATCTTATCAAAGAAGGTTACGATATAGTTATTAGCCACGGAAATGGTCCCCAAGTTGGGAATATACTTATGAGAAATGATGCAGGAGAAGAAATTTATAATATACCTCAAATGCCTTTAGATATATGTGTCGCAGATTCACAAGGTGGTATAGGCTATATGATAGAAAGAATACTTAAAAATGTACTCAAAAAGCATAATATTGAAAAAGAAATAGTTACACTTGTTACACAAGTTATTGTTGATAA is part of the Bacteroidales bacterium genome and harbors:
- a CDS encoding ATP-binding protein, which produces MVRFITKKLVNWKNQPHRKPLILRGARQVGKTWSIIDFGKKYFKGNIHIVDLEKHPEWHGIFDFNLDTRRIVSELEILLNTRIVPNDDLLFFDEIQSCPRAIMSLRYFYEELPELHVIAAGSLLEFVIKDISFPVGRVQFLSLQALCFPEFLISTGKSKLAEIILARPKVQSDIIHKTLLNELRKYLFIGGMPECVNIYNEKGHIHDIFDIQINLLNTFRQDFSKYTPYADKRCLNTVLSSVAKSVGQQIKYTHLSESFSIPTIKKAFDLLSLSQLIKKIASTNPSGLPLGASASERKFKAIMLDVGIMQQVCNIPVDIEYQKTDLLSIYQGALVEQFVGQEFMAAGQNELYYWARNAKSSTAEVDFLITIKNQIFPVEVKSKTSGRLRSLHLFLQTYQNCPYAYVFSCRQYAELPEQKLVFLPLYYSYNIGLRDNSPVNLN
- a CDS encoding response regulator transcription factor — translated: MDKKYNIFLVDDDFIFLEMLKETLIDNEDYNIVAFQSGEECLKNLHMEPDVIVLDYFLNSEDPDAKDGLEILKEIHNIMSKAKVVILSGQEDGNLVYDFVRENATNYVVKDDNAFENVKKAIENIVYKD
- a CDS encoding DNA translocase FtsK, with translation MARKNNKIKPDKKIKGKNNKNINTKDERFRYILGLGFFSFSIFIFLAFFSYLFTWKIDQSKLDIDWLTLIQRADINVENWAGKTGALLAHRFIHDWFGIASFSLVFLFIILSVRLFNIRLLPLRKTIKYSIIYSVWISVAFGYFFGKLWFFLGGAYGYFISLWLNDFIGKTGTAFILMITLFSIIILSFDNAIENFKILFNKLILKIISKKSPDETIDKKNGIIINEQTDKKSDNDLIFEISKSNEAEDKIDNIVKSHEINLSDNIETVEVKEIKKEKNDTEADDKDNLNFTVENSTKNKDDQVNKISTKPIGNYDPTKDLSLYKLPHLDLLEKHELSNSMVTNEELVSNKNKIVETLGNYNIKIDRIKATIGPTITLYEIVPAPGVRISKIKNLEDDIALSLSALGIRIIAPIPGRGTIGIEVPNLKPEIVSMRSIISSKVFQDSKYELPIALGKTISNETFVIDLTKMPHLLVAGATGQGKSVGLNAILTSLLYKKHPSQLKFVMIDPKKVELTLYSKIEKYFLAKLPDAEEPIITDTQKVINTLNSLTIEMDERYDLLKKAHTRNIKEYNAKFIERKLNPENGHKFLPYIVLVIDEFADLILTAGKEIEMPLARLAQLARAIGIHLIIATQRPTTNIITGLIKANFPARISFRVTSSIDSRTILDTTGANQLIGRGDMLVSVGGNIIRIQCAFVDTPELDEITNYISSQQSYPEAFLLPEYVDEGSSSITEVDLTKRDELFEDAARLLVIHQQGSTSLIQRKFSIGYNRAGRIIDQLEAAGIVGPFEGSKARQVLMPDEYSLEQLLNRLNNNT
- a CDS encoding outer membrane lipoprotein carrier protein LolA, giving the protein MRKIFIISVFILIGNMIFAQYDSEAKSILDKVSEKTKAYSTIKIEFNSILKNLQDDIEETVEGVIYLKGNRYKLEIFENKIFSDGKTKWVYLPEVEEVSVYDLTTIDNEDNNDILNDPNKIFNIYEKGFKYKLMGEKSENGKIYYEIELVPENLDLNYFKIKINIDKEKLQLFSIKYFGKDGTRYTIILTKFDTNITLNDDMFIFDTNAHPNVEVIDMR